The Epinephelus lanceolatus isolate andai-2023 chromosome 11, ASM4190304v1, whole genome shotgun sequence genome window below encodes:
- the nlgn3b gene encoding neuroligin-3b isoform X2, whose product MWLATFRDHLLPAHLLHHQGTVTITHCALLWWILCSCWSFTKATSQKFYPTVTTQFGKLRGLRVPVPSEVLRPVDQYLGVPYAAPPVGEKRFMPPDQPSSWSGIKNATHFMPVCPQNIHNTVPEIMMPIWFTYNLDTVATYIQDQSEDCLYLNIYAPTEDDIRDSEARPVMVYIHGGSYMEGTGNMMDGSVLASYGNVVVVTLNYRIGILGFLSTGDQAAKGNYGLLDQIQALRWISKNIGYFGGDPGRITVFGSGIGASCVSLLTLSHHSEGLFHRAIIQSGSALSSWAVNYQPVKYTRMLAERVGCNVLDTVDMVSCLQKKSARELVEQDIQAARYRVAFGPVIDGDVIPDDPEILMEQGEFLNYDIMLGVNQGEGLRFVENVMDLEDGVSGSDFDFAVSDFVDSLYGYPEGKDTLRETIKFMYTDWADKDNPETRRKTLVALFTDHQWVEPSVVTADLHARYGSPTYFYAFYHHCQSLMKPVWSDSAHGDEVPYVFGIPMVGPTDLFPCNFSRNDIMLSAVVMTYWTNFAKSGDPNKPVPQDTKFIHTKANRFEEVAWSKYDPYDQLYLHIGLKPRIRDHYRATKVAFWKHLVPHLYNLHDMFHYSSTTTKVTPLDPTQSNGKRSGSTGRPPVSTAHNDGEGGREMGPLIMPNPRDYSTELSVTIAVGASLLFLNVLAFAALYYRKDKRSRQDTSQQPSPQRDSKGNNVSHTNTIDETLSQPRNQCEALHNPLHVSPTLDYSLSQRRSPDDIPLMTPNNITMIPNSLMGLSNMSPYSTFPAGYSSAGLPSTHSTTRV is encoded by the exons ATGTGGCTGGCTACATTTAGAGACCATCTGTTGCCTGCACACCTGCTACATCATCAAGGGACTGTAACCATCACCCACTGTGCTCTTCTTTGGTGGATACTATGTTCCTGCTGGTCATTCACCAAGGCAACAAGCCAGAAATTCTACCCGACAGTGACCACCCAGTTCGGGAAACTGCGAGGCCTCAGGGTTCCCGTGCCCAGCGAGGTGCTCCGGCCCGTTGATCAGTATCTGGGGGTCCCCTATGCTGCTCCGCCCGTGGGCGAGAAGCGCTTCATGCCCCCCGATCAGCCCTCCTCTTGGTCAGGTATCAAGAATGCTACCCACTTCATGCCTGTGTGCCCTCAGAACATCCACAACACCGTGCCAGAGATCATGATGCCCATATGGTTCACCTATAACCTGGACACAGTAGCCACGTACATTCAGGATCAGAGCGAGGACTGTTTATATCTAAACATCTACGCTCCAACAGAGGATG ATATAAGGGACTCTGAAGCTCGGCCTGTGATGGTCTACATCCACGGAGGCTCCTATATGGAGGGCACTGGCAACATGATGGACGGCAGCGTGTTGGCCAGTTATGGGAATGTTGTTGTCGTCACGCTCAACTACAGAATTGGAATATTAG GCTTCCTCAGTACTGGTGACCAAGCAGCAAAAGGAAACTATGGACTCCTGGACCAGATTCAAGCTCTCCGTTGGATCAGTAAGAACATTGGCTACTTTGGAGGAGACCCTGGTCGCATTACAGTTTTTGGATCTGGAATTGGTGCTTCGTGTGTCAGTCTGCTAACGCTGTCCCACCACTCAGAGG GTTTGTTCCACAGAGCCATCATCCAAAGCGGCTCAGCTCTATCCAGCTGGGCTGTCAACTACCAACCAGTCAAGTACACTCGCATGCTGGCTGAGAGGGTTGGCTGCAACGTGCTGGACACCGTAGACATGGTCTCCTGCCTGCAGAAGAAGAGCGCGAGGGAGCTGGTTGAGCAAGACATCCAGGCTGCCCGATACCGCGTCGCTTTCGGTCCGGTCATTGACGGAGACGTCATTCCGGATGACCCAGAGATCCTGATGGAGCAGGGCGAGTTCCTTAACTATGATATAATGCTAGGTGTTAATCAGGGAGAAGGGCTGCGCTTTGTGGAGAACGTGATGGATCTGGAGGACGGCGTGTCTGGCAGCGACTTTGACTTTGCAGTATCAGACTTTGTGGACAGTTTGTATGGCTACCCAGAAGGCAAGGACACACTGAGGGAGACAATTAAATTCATGTACACAGACTGGGCTGACAAGGACAACCCGGAGACCAGGAGAAAGACCCTAGTGGCCCTCTTCACCGACCACCAGTGGGTGGAGCCCTCAGTGGTGACGGCTGACCTACACGCCCGCTATGGCTCGCCTACATACTTCTACGCCTTTTACCACCACTGCCAGAGCCTCATGAAGCCAGTGTGGTCAGACTCAGCCCACGGAGATGAGGTGCCTTATGTGTTTGGCATCCCAATGGTGGGCCCAACTGACCTGTTCCCCTGTAACTTCTCCAGGAATGACATCATGCTCAGCGCTGTGGTTATGACTTACTGGACCAACTTTGCCAAGAGTGG GGATCCCAACAAACCAGTGCCACAGGACACCAAGTTCATCCACACCAAGGCCAACCGCTTTGAGGAGGTGGCCTGGTCCAAGTACGACCCCTATGACCAGCTGTACCTACACATTGGCTTGAAGCCTCGTATCCGTGATCACTACCGCGCCACCAAGGTGGCCTTCTGGAAACACCTGGTGCCCCATCTCTACAACCTCCATGACATGTTCCATtactcctccaccaccaccaagGTCACCCCGCTGGATCCCACCCAGTCCAACGGTAAGAGGTCAGGCAGCACCGGCAGGCCTCCTGTATCCACTGCCCACAACGACGGCGAAGGTGGGAGGGAGATGGGCCCTCTGATCATGCCAAACCCGAGAGATTACTCCACAGAGCTCAGCGTCACCATTGCTGTAGGGGCATCACTGCTCTTCCTCAACGTCCTGGCCTTCGCTGCTCTGTACTACCGCAAGGACAAACGCAGTCGGCAGGACACGTCCCAGCAGCCCAGTCCCCAGCGTGACAGCAAAGGCAACAACGTGAGCCACACCAACACTATAGACGAGACCCTGTCCCAGCCAAGGAACCAGTGTGAAGCCCTTCACAATCCTCTCCACGTTTCGCCCACCTTGGACTACTCCCTGAGCCAGCGCCGCTCCCCTGACGACATCCCACTGATGACCCCCAACAACATCACCATGATTCCCAACTCCCTGATGGGCCTCTCCAACATGAGTCCGTACAGCACCTTCCCTGCTGGTTACAGCTCTGCAGGCCTGCCCAGCACCCACTCTACCACTCGGGTATAA
- the nlgn3b gene encoding neuroligin-3b isoform X1, producing the protein MWLATFRDHLLPAHLLHHQGTVTITHCALLWWILCSCWSFTKATSQKFYPTVTTQFGKLRGLRVPVPSEVLRPVDQYLGVPYAAPPVGEKRFMPPDQPSSWSGIKNATHFMPVCPQNIHNTVPEIMMPIWFTYNLDTVATYIQDQSEDCLYLNIYAPTEDGSQHRKKGAAFSHAETHISEDIRDSEARPVMVYIHGGSYMEGTGNMMDGSVLASYGNVVVVTLNYRIGILGFLSTGDQAAKGNYGLLDQIQALRWISKNIGYFGGDPGRITVFGSGIGASCVSLLTLSHHSEGLFHRAIIQSGSALSSWAVNYQPVKYTRMLAERVGCNVLDTVDMVSCLQKKSARELVEQDIQAARYRVAFGPVIDGDVIPDDPEILMEQGEFLNYDIMLGVNQGEGLRFVENVMDLEDGVSGSDFDFAVSDFVDSLYGYPEGKDTLRETIKFMYTDWADKDNPETRRKTLVALFTDHQWVEPSVVTADLHARYGSPTYFYAFYHHCQSLMKPVWSDSAHGDEVPYVFGIPMVGPTDLFPCNFSRNDIMLSAVVMTYWTNFAKSGDPNKPVPQDTKFIHTKANRFEEVAWSKYDPYDQLYLHIGLKPRIRDHYRATKVAFWKHLVPHLYNLHDMFHYSSTTTKVTPLDPTQSNGKRSGSTGRPPVSTAHNDGEGGREMGPLIMPNPRDYSTELSVTIAVGASLLFLNVLAFAALYYRKDKRSRQDTSQQPSPQRDSKGNNVSHTNTIDETLSQPRNQCEALHNPLHVSPTLDYSLSQRRSPDDIPLMTPNNITMIPNSLMGLSNMSPYSTFPAGYSSAGLPSTHSTTRV; encoded by the exons ATGTGGCTGGCTACATTTAGAGACCATCTGTTGCCTGCACACCTGCTACATCATCAAGGGACTGTAACCATCACCCACTGTGCTCTTCTTTGGTGGATACTATGTTCCTGCTGGTCATTCACCAAGGCAACAAGCCAGAAATTCTACCCGACAGTGACCACCCAGTTCGGGAAACTGCGAGGCCTCAGGGTTCCCGTGCCCAGCGAGGTGCTCCGGCCCGTTGATCAGTATCTGGGGGTCCCCTATGCTGCTCCGCCCGTGGGCGAGAAGCGCTTCATGCCCCCCGATCAGCCCTCCTCTTGGTCAGGTATCAAGAATGCTACCCACTTCATGCCTGTGTGCCCTCAGAACATCCACAACACCGTGCCAGAGATCATGATGCCCATATGGTTCACCTATAACCTGGACACAGTAGCCACGTACATTCAGGATCAGAGCGAGGACTGTTTATATCTAAACATCTACGCTCCAACAGAGGATG GGAGCCAACACAGGAAAAAGGGGGCGGCTTTCTCACATGCTGAGACTCATATATCTGAAG ATATAAGGGACTCTGAAGCTCGGCCTGTGATGGTCTACATCCACGGAGGCTCCTATATGGAGGGCACTGGCAACATGATGGACGGCAGCGTGTTGGCCAGTTATGGGAATGTTGTTGTCGTCACGCTCAACTACAGAATTGGAATATTAG GCTTCCTCAGTACTGGTGACCAAGCAGCAAAAGGAAACTATGGACTCCTGGACCAGATTCAAGCTCTCCGTTGGATCAGTAAGAACATTGGCTACTTTGGAGGAGACCCTGGTCGCATTACAGTTTTTGGATCTGGAATTGGTGCTTCGTGTGTCAGTCTGCTAACGCTGTCCCACCACTCAGAGG GTTTGTTCCACAGAGCCATCATCCAAAGCGGCTCAGCTCTATCCAGCTGGGCTGTCAACTACCAACCAGTCAAGTACACTCGCATGCTGGCTGAGAGGGTTGGCTGCAACGTGCTGGACACCGTAGACATGGTCTCCTGCCTGCAGAAGAAGAGCGCGAGGGAGCTGGTTGAGCAAGACATCCAGGCTGCCCGATACCGCGTCGCTTTCGGTCCGGTCATTGACGGAGACGTCATTCCGGATGACCCAGAGATCCTGATGGAGCAGGGCGAGTTCCTTAACTATGATATAATGCTAGGTGTTAATCAGGGAGAAGGGCTGCGCTTTGTGGAGAACGTGATGGATCTGGAGGACGGCGTGTCTGGCAGCGACTTTGACTTTGCAGTATCAGACTTTGTGGACAGTTTGTATGGCTACCCAGAAGGCAAGGACACACTGAGGGAGACAATTAAATTCATGTACACAGACTGGGCTGACAAGGACAACCCGGAGACCAGGAGAAAGACCCTAGTGGCCCTCTTCACCGACCACCAGTGGGTGGAGCCCTCAGTGGTGACGGCTGACCTACACGCCCGCTATGGCTCGCCTACATACTTCTACGCCTTTTACCACCACTGCCAGAGCCTCATGAAGCCAGTGTGGTCAGACTCAGCCCACGGAGATGAGGTGCCTTATGTGTTTGGCATCCCAATGGTGGGCCCAACTGACCTGTTCCCCTGTAACTTCTCCAGGAATGACATCATGCTCAGCGCTGTGGTTATGACTTACTGGACCAACTTTGCCAAGAGTGG GGATCCCAACAAACCAGTGCCACAGGACACCAAGTTCATCCACACCAAGGCCAACCGCTTTGAGGAGGTGGCCTGGTCCAAGTACGACCCCTATGACCAGCTGTACCTACACATTGGCTTGAAGCCTCGTATCCGTGATCACTACCGCGCCACCAAGGTGGCCTTCTGGAAACACCTGGTGCCCCATCTCTACAACCTCCATGACATGTTCCATtactcctccaccaccaccaagGTCACCCCGCTGGATCCCACCCAGTCCAACGGTAAGAGGTCAGGCAGCACCGGCAGGCCTCCTGTATCCACTGCCCACAACGACGGCGAAGGTGGGAGGGAGATGGGCCCTCTGATCATGCCAAACCCGAGAGATTACTCCACAGAGCTCAGCGTCACCATTGCTGTAGGGGCATCACTGCTCTTCCTCAACGTCCTGGCCTTCGCTGCTCTGTACTACCGCAAGGACAAACGCAGTCGGCAGGACACGTCCCAGCAGCCCAGTCCCCAGCGTGACAGCAAAGGCAACAACGTGAGCCACACCAACACTATAGACGAGACCCTGTCCCAGCCAAGGAACCAGTGTGAAGCCCTTCACAATCCTCTCCACGTTTCGCCCACCTTGGACTACTCCCTGAGCCAGCGCCGCTCCCCTGACGACATCCCACTGATGACCCCCAACAACATCACCATGATTCCCAACTCCCTGATGGGCCTCTCCAACATGAGTCCGTACAGCACCTTCCCTGCTGGTTACAGCTCTGCAGGCCTGCCCAGCACCCACTCTACCACTCGGGTATAA
- the cchcr1 gene encoding coiled-coil alpha-helical rod protein 1, whose protein sequence is MERHNVGKERLIVPTDFTSPAAPRNTQEDLVPPSHFASSVQSAGAQRGVHSARNPPLNSWMNPSVTSVPSGDPSPANPWLAISQAQQEILELRKENQRIMMLQGDSIRGRSPVDHPADLRARCAERGEQWSRRESEWRLEAEMHKAEAERLKGQVETLKETAARHREEMRDRDSTLNRQSHELEAVREELCKAKTELSQIRAELTHSSTQKEKISSQLERLKKESGEEITKLRRDVARSKEEAQELALKAEMGRLQAAEEAKQLTLQLSEQLEEMQKKQGVELQQLNASHCEEVAAARNTISELQDRLQSMTSEVLQLKSTLMAVSTERDGLKEHLSQMGQAFETQSATLHSLRNYIGQLAPEKGEKEQLNKAVERLNKEKAALQMTTELLTVRLNSVNEILALQEEKIVNKSSTGPFGKNGSEGLQVLQLWRNKVFKLCIQLRSKDIELKREKDELLSKVRFMEQELQRELHRASVLQHSLDDRIAELDLERVEKETLKHDLAQEQMENSQLKSQRQKDEAELKILTEAVRRFSLAFESKVAEVDAAQSRLNTLTQRLTFAKRRVETIQGLTMRKVALQKVQHASKQAEQATDSITNLQTELSLVCEERDKLTQELKRTPELIEKALADLKEQYESKLKRQQQQALEQSWAEVRQAVAGREEAELSLQQIQTQLEESKVNLEKLRSELLSQQEHSDRALQERVSEIEDRCAERLREMEVQVNTARREHTKAVMTLRQFEKEAARKQDEMRKTQQHTKREVQSKQVKETEKDRKLLLATVAEKGLTSEYTRGHTTPLQTSAAPREHGEKPSERSHSVGTKVSADGRLLSVLEELHSLSAAVVNSSEDSAEEEGQNDSVGPSTGSPHS, encoded by the exons ATGGAGAGACATAACGTGGGAAAAGAAAGGCTTATAGTGCCCACCGACTTTACCTCACCAGCGGCTCCAA GGAATACCCAGGAGGATCTGGTCCCCCCATCGCATTTCGCCTCGAGTGTCCAGTCTGCTGGAGCACAAAGAGGCGTTCACAGTGCAAGAAATCCGCCACTCAACTCCTGGATGAACCCAAGTGTCACATCAGTACCATCAGGAGATCCCAGTCCTGCCAATCCATGGCTCGCCATCAGTCAGGCCCAGCAGGAAATCTTGGAACTGAGGAAAGAAAATCAAAGGATCATGATGTTACAAGGGGACAGCATAAGAGGAAGGAGCCCTGTGGATCACCCAGCCGACCTTAGAGCAAG GTGTGCAGAGAGAGGCGAGCAGTGGTCTAGACGGGAGTCAGAGTGGCGTCTGGAGGCAGAGATGCACAAGGCTGAGGCTGAGAGGTTGAAGGGGCAGGTGGAGACCTTGAAGGAGACTGCAGCGAGACACAGGGAAGagatgagagacagagacagcaccCTGAACAG ACAGAGCCATGAGCTGGAAGCAGTGCGTGAAGAGCTATGTAAAGCTAAGACTGAACTCAGCCAAATCAGAGCGGAGCTCACTCACAGCAGTACACAGAAGGAGAAAATAAGCTCCCAG CTTGAAAGACTGAAGAAAGAGTCTGGCGAGGAAATTACAAAGCTGAGGAGAGATGTAGCGAGGAGCAAAGAGGAAGCCCAGGAGCTTGCTCTGAAGGCTGAAATGGGCAGGTTACAAGCTGCGGAGGAGGCCAAACAGCTGACTCTTCAACTGTCAGAACAACTGGAGGAAATGCAGAAGAAGCAGGGGGTGGAG CTGCAACAGCTGAATGCTTCCCACTGTGAAGAGGTGGCTGCAGCAAGAAATACAATCAGTGAACTACAGGACAGACTTCAATCGATGACCTCAGAAGTGCTGCAGCTAAAAAGCACTCTGATGGCGGTATCTACTGAGAGAGATGGGCTGAAAGAACATTTAAG ccaAATGGGACAAGCTTTTGAGACACAGTCGGCAACACTGCACAGCCTCAGAAATTACATCGGCCAACTCGCCCCGGAGAAAGGAGAGAAGGAACAATTAAATAAAGCTGTTGAG AGGCTGAACAAAGAGAAAGCAGCTCTGCAGATGACCACAGAGCTTTTGACAGTCAGGCTAAACTCTGTGAATGAGATACTCGCCCTCCAAGAAGAGAAAATAGTGAATAAG AGCTCGACAGGCCCATTTGGGAAGAATGGATCAGAAGGCCTTCAAGTGCTTCAGCTCTGGAGAAACAAAGTGTTCAAGTTATGCATCCAGCTTCGCTCAAAGGACATCGAACTAAAAAGAGAGAAGGATGAACTTCTTTCAAAG GTCAGATTCATGGAGCAGGAGCTCCAGCGGGAGCTGCATCGGGCTAGTGTGCTCCAACACAGTCTTGATGACAGGATAGCTGAGCTAGACCTGGAGAGAGTGGAAAAGGAG ACACTGAAACACGACTTGGCCCAGGAGCAAATGGAAAACTCACAGCTAAAGtcgcagagacagaaagacgaGGCTGAACTAAAAATCCTGACAGAGGCAGTGCGTAG GTTCAGTCTGGCATTTGAAAGCAAGGTGGCAGAAGTGGACGCAGCTCAGTCAAGGCTCAACACTTTGACCCAGAGGCTGACTTTTGCTAAAAGACGAGTGGAGACAATCCAAG gtttgACCATGAGGAAGGTGGCTCTACAGAAAGTTCAGCATGCCAGTAAACAGGCAGAACAAGCCACTGACAG CATCACAAACCTTCAGACAGAGCTTAGTTTGGTGTGTGAAGAGAGAGACAAGCTCACACAGGAGCTCAAAAGAACCCCGGAGCTCATCGAGAAAGCTCTGGCTGATCTGAAAGAACAGT ATGAAAGCAAACTGAAGCGGCAGCAGCAACAAGCGCTGGAGCAGAGCTGGGCGGAGGTCCGGCAGGCTGTGGCTGGCAGAGAGGAGGCCGAGCTGAGCCTGCAGCAGATCCAGACCCAGCTGGAGGAGAGCAAGGTCAACCTGGAGAAACTCCGGTCTGAGCTGCTCAGCCAGCAGGAGCACAGCGACCGTG CCCTGCAGGAGAGAGTGTCTGAGATTGAGGACCGCTGTGCTGAGAGGCTGAGAGAGATGGAGGTTCAAGTCAATACTGCCAGGAGAGAGCACACCAAAGCAG TTATGACTTTGCGGCAGTTTGAGAAGGAGGCAGCAAGAAAACAGGATGAGATgagaaaaactcaacaacacaCGAAGAGGGAAGTCCAGAGCAAACAAgtgaaggagacagagaaagacaggaaaCTACTGCTG GCCACTGTTGCTGAGAAAGGGCTGACAAGTGAATATACAAGAGGTCACACAACACCTCTACAAACCTCTGCTGCTCCCAGAGAACATGGAGAAAAACCGTCAGAGAGGAGTCACTCTGTGGGAACAAAAGTATCTGCAGACG GGAGACTTCTGTCTGTCTTGGAGGAGCTCCATTCTCTCAGTGCTGCAGTGGTAAACAGCTCTGAGGACTCtgcggaggaggagggacagaaTGACAGCGTGGGACCATCCACAGGCAGTCCGCACAGCTGA